A region of Micromonospora chokoriensis DNA encodes the following proteins:
- a CDS encoding ATP-binding cassette domain-containing protein: MTSSTKPAIVATDLRKSYGDTVVLDGIDLMITEGTIFALLGPNGAGKTTTVQILSTLVAADGGQARVFGHDLQRDPDAVRELIGVTGQFSAVDNLLTGRENLNLMADLRHLDKTSGRRRVDELLDQFDLADAADKPASTYSGGMRRRLDLAMTLVGEPRVIFLDEPTTGLDPRSRRAMWEIIRGLVAEGVTILLTTQYLEEADQLADRVAFLDHGRLIAEGTPRELKRLIPGGHVVLQFADQEGLASAARALPVATRDDAALTLQVPSDGGVGALRSLLDQLDRASITVAGLTVHTPDLDDVFLTLTGQPDTRAGRPDHERAPAR, encoded by the coding sequence ATGACCAGCTCCACGAAGCCCGCGATCGTCGCGACCGATCTCCGGAAGTCCTACGGCGACACGGTCGTGCTGGACGGCATCGACCTGATGATCACCGAGGGAACCATCTTCGCGTTGCTCGGCCCGAACGGCGCCGGCAAGACCACCACGGTGCAGATCCTCTCCACCCTGGTCGCCGCCGACGGCGGGCAGGCCCGCGTCTTCGGCCACGACCTGCAGCGGGATCCGGACGCGGTACGCGAGCTGATCGGGGTCACCGGCCAGTTCTCCGCCGTCGACAACCTGCTCACCGGCCGGGAGAACCTGAACCTGATGGCGGACCTGCGTCACCTGGACAAGACGTCCGGCCGGCGACGGGTCGACGAGCTGCTCGACCAGTTCGACCTGGCCGACGCGGCGGACAAGCCGGCGTCGACGTACTCCGGTGGGATGCGCCGACGGCTCGACCTCGCCATGACCCTGGTCGGTGAGCCCCGCGTCATCTTCCTCGACGAGCCGACCACCGGCCTCGACCCGCGTAGCCGCCGCGCCATGTGGGAGATCATCCGCGGCCTCGTCGCCGAGGGCGTCACCATCCTGCTCACCACGCAGTACCTGGAGGAGGCCGACCAGCTCGCCGACCGCGTCGCCTTCCTCGACCACGGCCGGCTGATCGCCGAGGGCACGCCGCGCGAGCTCAAGCGGCTCATCCCCGGAGGCCACGTCGTGCTGCAGTTCGCCGACCAGGAAGGGCTCGCCTCGGCCGCCCGTGCGCTGCCGGTCGCCACCCGGGACGATGCCGCGCTCACCCTCCAGGTGCCGAGCGACGGCGGGGTCGGGGCGCTGCGCTCCCTGCTCGACCAGCTCGACCGCGCCTCGATCACGGTGGCCGGGCTCACCGTGCACACCCCCGACCTCGACGACGTCTTCCTCACCCTCACCGGTCAGCCCGACACCCGCGCCGGCCGACCCGACCACGAAAGGGCCCCCGCGCGATGA
- a CDS encoding FUSC family protein: MVAAGRRGADEGAPARAGDGATGGLSGTVGRMRGRAVATVRDRVRRVRAVGGLSVQAGLAAALSWFVAHELLNVSQPVFAPISAVSTLAASVGQRLRRTVELILGVTVGVLIGDLLLVVIGTGWWQLSLVVVLAIVVALFLAGSAAVVIQAGATAVLIATLSPSIRDLEIPRFVDALVGGGVALLVTAVLLPLNPLRVLNRAARPALDLLVTQLEATAGALAERDAARARTARGELRRSKGPLKAFVEATQGAREASTLSPVYRHQRRGPVGRYAQAAEPIDRAIRNSGTLIRRAVTLIEDDEPVPEPLPQAVADLAEAVRVLKRQFAAGVEPDRAREQSLRAVRMAGRAYREGVGFSGAVVVAQVRTTVSDLLVATGLHQEDANRLVRRNFGDL, from the coding sequence ATGGTCGCTGCCGGTCGGCGCGGAGCGGACGAGGGTGCTCCGGCCCGCGCCGGCGACGGCGCCACGGGTGGTCTGTCGGGCACGGTGGGCCGGATGCGCGGCCGCGCGGTGGCCACCGTGCGCGACCGGGTCCGCCGGGTACGGGCCGTTGGCGGTCTGTCGGTGCAGGCGGGGCTGGCGGCGGCGCTGTCCTGGTTCGTGGCGCACGAGCTGCTCAACGTCTCGCAGCCGGTGTTCGCGCCGATCAGCGCTGTCTCGACCCTTGCCGCGTCGGTCGGTCAACGGCTGCGTCGGACCGTCGAGCTGATCCTCGGGGTGACCGTCGGGGTGCTGATCGGCGATCTGTTGCTCGTGGTGATCGGCACCGGGTGGTGGCAGCTCTCCCTGGTCGTCGTGCTGGCGATCGTGGTCGCGTTGTTCCTCGCCGGCAGTGCCGCCGTGGTGATCCAGGCCGGTGCGACGGCGGTGCTCATCGCCACGCTCAGCCCGTCGATCCGTGACCTGGAGATTCCTCGGTTCGTGGATGCCCTGGTCGGGGGAGGCGTGGCGCTGCTGGTCACCGCGGTACTCCTGCCGTTGAACCCGCTCCGGGTGCTCAACCGCGCCGCGCGGCCGGCGCTCGACCTCCTGGTCACCCAGTTGGAGGCCACTGCCGGCGCGTTGGCGGAGCGTGATGCCGCTCGTGCCCGCACCGCCCGGGGTGAGCTGCGGCGGAGCAAGGGCCCACTGAAGGCGTTCGTCGAGGCGACCCAGGGTGCCCGGGAGGCCAGCACCCTGTCGCCGGTGTACCGGCACCAGCGGCGCGGGCCGGTGGGTCGCTACGCGCAGGCGGCGGAGCCGATCGACCGCGCGATCCGCAACAGCGGAACGTTGATCCGTCGAGCGGTGACCCTGATCGAGGACGACGAACCGGTTCCGGAGCCGCTGCCGCAGGCGGTGGCCGATCTCGCCGAGGCCGTGCGCGTACTGAAGCGGCAGTTCGCCGCCGGCGTGGAGCCGGACCGGGCGCGGGAGCAGTCGCTGCGGGCGGTGCGGATGGCCGGTCGGGCCTACCGCGAGGGCGTCGGCTTCTCCGGTGCGGTGGTGGTGGCGCAGGTCCGTACCACTGTCAGCGACCTCCTGGTGGCCACCGGGTTGCACCAGGAGGACGCGAATCGCCTGGTCAGGCGCAATTTTGGGGATCTTTGA
- a CDS encoding AraC family transcriptional regulator — protein sequence MDPLEDVLALLGASSHLSAGLVAGGRWAVAFDAPAGAKFNAVRRGRCSLRVAGHDESISLGEGDCFLLTRPVAYTLFSDPDVPVEPAYPLFAAADGGVAHAGDGDDVFLIGGAFSLGERARGLLLDSLPPVIHVPADTPEATTVQWALSEIDAELRQTRLGSTLVAEHLALVLLIRVLRLHLARDPELTSGWLAGLADPVIAPALRALHARPAQPWTVDAIARTAAVSRSTLAARFKRVVGVGPLEYLTGWRIELAADRIRRGSDTVASIAQAVGYGSESALSVAFKRATGFSPRAYRTEVARATRPGGREPAAAGPGVE from the coding sequence ATGGATCCCCTCGAAGATGTCCTGGCGTTGCTGGGCGCTTCGAGCCACCTCTCCGCCGGCCTGGTCGCGGGCGGGCGCTGGGCCGTCGCCTTCGACGCGCCGGCCGGGGCCAAGTTCAACGCCGTCCGGCGCGGCCGGTGCTCCCTGCGGGTCGCGGGCCACGACGAGTCGATCAGCCTCGGCGAGGGGGACTGCTTCCTGCTGACCCGGCCGGTGGCCTACACCCTCTTCAGCGATCCCGACGTGCCCGTCGAGCCCGCGTACCCACTCTTCGCCGCCGCCGACGGCGGTGTGGCGCACGCCGGTGACGGCGACGACGTCTTCCTCATCGGCGGCGCGTTCTCCCTGGGCGAACGGGCGCGCGGCCTCCTGCTCGACAGCCTCCCGCCAGTCATCCACGTGCCCGCCGACACCCCCGAGGCCACCACCGTCCAGTGGGCGCTCAGCGAGATCGACGCCGAACTGCGGCAGACACGACTCGGGTCCACGCTCGTCGCCGAGCACCTGGCGCTCGTCCTGCTGATCCGGGTTCTGCGCCTGCACCTGGCCCGCGACCCCGAGCTCACCAGTGGCTGGTTGGCCGGCCTCGCCGACCCGGTGATCGCCCCCGCGCTGCGGGCGCTGCACGCGCGCCCCGCGCAGCCGTGGACGGTCGACGCCATCGCCCGGACCGCCGCCGTCTCCCGGTCGACACTGGCCGCCCGCTTCAAGCGGGTCGTCGGCGTCGGACCCCTGGAATACCTGACCGGCTGGCGGATCGAACTGGCGGCGGACCGTATCCGGCGCGGTTCCGACACTGTCGCCAGCATCGCGCAGGCTGTCGGCTACGGCTCCGAGAGTGCCCTCAGCGTGGCGTTCAAGCGCGCTACCGGTTTCTCGCCACGCGCCTACCGCACCGAGGTGGCGCGGGCGACCCGGCCCGGTGGACGCGAACCGGCGGCGGCCGGTCCGGGTGTCGAGTGA
- a CDS encoding SDR family oxidoreductase: MKIVVIGGSGLIGSKLVDDLRAQGHEVVPASPKTGVNTLTGEGVADALTGADVVVDVSNSPSFEDKAVLEFFETSTRTLLAAASDAGVGHYVVLSIVGSDRIPDSGYMRAKVAQEKLVAASGTPYSIVHATQFFEFLQGIVDAATDGDTVHLAPVFIQPMAADDVAAAVAQVVVGAPTNAVVEIAGPEQFRLDDLGRDLLTAQQDHRSVVADPDARYFGAKLGERSLVPADGARLAGTRLDDWRARATSRR, encoded by the coding sequence ATGAAGATCGTCGTCATCGGGGGCAGCGGCCTCATCGGTTCCAAGCTCGTGGACGACCTCCGCGCCCAGGGCCACGAGGTGGTGCCGGCATCGCCGAAGACCGGCGTGAACACCCTGACCGGTGAAGGGGTGGCCGATGCGCTGACCGGTGCCGACGTCGTCGTCGACGTGTCGAACTCGCCGTCGTTCGAGGACAAGGCCGTGCTGGAGTTCTTCGAGACGTCCACCCGGACGCTCCTCGCCGCCGCGTCGGACGCCGGGGTGGGCCACTACGTGGTGCTCTCCATCGTGGGGAGCGACCGGATCCCGGACAGTGGCTACATGCGGGCGAAGGTCGCCCAGGAGAAGCTCGTCGCCGCCTCCGGGACCCCGTACTCGATCGTGCACGCCACCCAGTTCTTCGAGTTCCTCCAGGGGATCGTCGACGCCGCCACGGACGGCGACACCGTGCACCTCGCCCCGGTGTTCATCCAACCGATGGCCGCTGACGACGTCGCGGCCGCGGTGGCGCAGGTCGTGGTCGGTGCGCCGACGAACGCCGTGGTCGAGATCGCCGGCCCGGAGCAGTTCCGCCTCGACGACCTGGGCCGAGACCTCCTCACCGCCCAGCAGGACCATCGGTCGGTGGTGGCCGACCCGGACGCCCGCTACTTCGGCGCGAAGCTCGGCGAACGCTCCCTCGTTCCCGCCGACGGCGCCCGCCTCGCCGGTACGCGTCTCGACGACTGGCGGGCGCGGGCGACCAGCCGACGGTGA
- a CDS encoding SDR family NAD(P)-dependent oxidoreductase — translation MTSNPRLTTPFTARSAAAEILDGVDLTGRRMIVTGGASGIGVETVRALARAGAEVTVATRDPRRADALVKEFASDATSGVVSASALDLADLASVDAFVAGWQGPLDVLVANAGIMAIPTRQLTAQGWELQLATNYLGHFALARGLHDNLRAAEAARVVVVSSGAHLAAPLDFDDPQFERRPYDPWSAYGQSKTAEVLLAVGISRRWAEDGITANALNPGYIFTNLQRHIDDDTMRAMGAMDEAGNLIEADYYKKPDQGASTTVLLAGSPLLDGVSGRYFDDNQEAEVVPGGPDATGGVAAHAMDPAAADRLWAYAEKTLASR, via the coding sequence ATGACATCGAACCCACGCCTCACCACCCCCTTCACCGCCCGCAGCGCCGCCGCCGAGATCCTCGACGGTGTCGACCTGACGGGCCGCCGGATGATCGTCACCGGGGGAGCCTCCGGCATCGGTGTCGAGACGGTGCGCGCGCTGGCCAGGGCCGGCGCCGAGGTCACTGTCGCGACCCGTGATCCCCGACGCGCCGACGCGCTGGTCAAGGAGTTCGCGTCGGACGCCACCAGCGGCGTGGTCAGCGCGTCCGCGCTCGACCTCGCCGACCTGGCGTCGGTCGACGCCTTCGTCGCGGGCTGGCAGGGCCCGCTCGACGTGCTGGTCGCCAACGCGGGGATCATGGCGATCCCGACCCGGCAGCTCACCGCCCAGGGCTGGGAGCTTCAGCTCGCGACCAACTACCTCGGCCACTTCGCGCTCGCCCGAGGGCTGCACGACAACCTGCGGGCCGCCGAGGCGGCTCGGGTCGTCGTGGTCAGCTCCGGAGCACACCTGGCCGCGCCGCTGGACTTCGACGACCCGCAGTTCGAGCGGCGCCCGTACGACCCGTGGTCGGCGTACGGCCAGTCGAAGACCGCCGAGGTCCTGCTCGCGGTCGGCATCAGCCGCCGATGGGCGGAGGACGGGATCACCGCGAACGCCCTCAACCCCGGGTACATCTTCACCAACCTCCAGCGTCACATCGACGACGACACGATGCGCGCGATGGGCGCCATGGACGAGGCGGGGAACCTCATCGAGGCGGACTACTACAAGAAGCCCGACCAGGGCGCGTCGACCACCGTGCTGCTCGCCGGCTCGCCCCTGCTCGACGGCGTCAGCGGCCGGTACTTCGACGACAACCAGGAGGCGGAGGTCGTGCCCGGCGGCCCCGACGCCACCGGCGGGGTGGCTGCCCACGCCATGGATCCGGCTGCCGCCGATCGGCTCTGGGCGTACGCCGAGAAGACGCTCGCCTCGCGCTGA
- a CDS encoding DUF4097 family beta strand repeat-containing protein, protein MPVFETPEPIAVQIELPVGDVWISATDRTDTVVTVRPRDPSSKADVSTAEQATVQYDAGKLLIRVPKTWRRYGFWSGPSVDVLIELPTGSQVHAESSWAAFRCEGQLGECRIKTGSGIRLDGTGPLDIDSSHGEVAVERVTGSARVKASSGKVRLGAVDGPVEIKNSSGDCWIGRSGGDVRVNTAYGDITLDATTASVTARTAYGNLRLGEVVRGAIDLTTSYGAIEVGIRRGTAAWLDVSSKHGRVHNALESTDSPAQTDETVEVRANTSYGDIMIRRA, encoded by the coding sequence ATGCCTGTTTTCGAGACGCCAGAGCCCATCGCCGTCCAGATCGAACTGCCCGTCGGGGACGTCTGGATCAGCGCGACCGACCGCACCGACACGGTGGTGACGGTGCGACCCCGCGACCCGTCGAGCAAGGCCGACGTGAGCACCGCCGAACAGGCCACCGTCCAGTACGACGCCGGAAAGCTGCTGATCAGGGTGCCGAAGACGTGGCGGCGCTACGGCTTCTGGTCCGGCCCGTCGGTCGACGTCCTGATCGAGCTACCGACCGGGTCGCAGGTGCACGCCGAGTCGTCGTGGGCGGCGTTCCGCTGCGAGGGCCAACTCGGCGAGTGCCGCATCAAGACCGGCAGCGGGATCCGCCTCGACGGGACCGGGCCGCTGGACATCGACAGCAGCCACGGCGAGGTCGCCGTGGAGCGGGTCACCGGCTCCGCCCGGGTGAAGGCGTCGTCCGGCAAGGTACGCCTCGGCGCGGTCGACGGACCCGTCGAGATCAAGAACTCCTCCGGCGACTGCTGGATCGGCCGCAGCGGCGGCGACGTCCGGGTCAACACCGCGTACGGCGACATCACCCTCGACGCGACCACCGCCTCGGTGACGGCACGCACCGCCTACGGCAACCTCCGGCTGGGCGAGGTCGTCCGGGGTGCGATCGACCTGACCACCTCGTACGGGGCCATCGAGGTCGGCATCCGGCGCGGGACGGCCGCCTGGCTCGACGTCAGTTCCAAGCACGGCCGCGTACACAACGCCCTGGAGAGCACCGACAGCCCGGCGCAGACCGACGAGACGGTCGAGGTCCGGGCGAACACCTCCTACGGCGACATCATGATCCGCCGCGCCTGA
- a CDS encoding ABC transporter permease: protein MSTLSLAVRDSSTMLRRNLLHMRRYPSMTFLLMGIPVIILLLFVYVFGGTLGAGLGPSGGRSEYANYVTPGILLITVVSAAQGTAISVAMDMTEGIIARFRTMAIFRPSVLTGHVLGSLAQTLLSLAAVTGVALLVGFRPTANPVEWLAAVGVLAMVTFALTWLSVALGLVSDSVETASNLPMPLILLPFLGSGFVPTDSMPTVVRWFAEYQPFTPVMETLRGLLLGTGIGANGIIAVSWCAVITVACFFWAKTLYNRNRVA, encoded by the coding sequence ATGAGCACGCTCTCCCTCGCCGTCCGTGACTCGAGCACGATGCTGCGGCGCAACCTCCTGCACATGCGGCGCTACCCGTCGATGACCTTCCTGCTCATGGGCATCCCGGTCATCATCCTGCTGCTCTTCGTCTACGTCTTCGGCGGCACGCTCGGCGCCGGGCTGGGGCCGTCCGGCGGCCGATCCGAGTACGCCAACTACGTCACCCCCGGCATCCTGCTCATCACGGTGGTCAGCGCGGCCCAGGGCACCGCCATCTCGGTCGCGATGGACATGACCGAGGGCATCATCGCCCGGTTCCGGACGATGGCGATCTTCCGGCCGTCGGTCCTCACCGGTCACGTCCTGGGCAGCCTCGCGCAGACCCTGCTCAGCCTCGCGGCCGTCACCGGCGTGGCGTTGCTCGTCGGTTTCCGACCCACCGCCAACCCGGTCGAGTGGCTGGCCGCCGTCGGTGTCCTCGCCATGGTCACCTTTGCGCTGACCTGGCTGTCGGTCGCCCTCGGCCTGGTCAGTGACAGCGTCGAGACGGCCAGCAACCTGCCCATGCCACTGATCCTCCTGCCCTTCCTGGGCAGCGGGTTCGTCCCGACCGACTCCATGCCCACAGTGGTGCGGTGGTTCGCCGAGTACCAGCCCTTCACGCCCGTCATGGAGACCCTGCGCGGCCTGCTCCTCGGCACCGGGATCGGCGCCAACGGGATCATCGCGGTCAGCTGGTGCGCCGTCATCACCGTCGCGTGCTTCTTCTGGGCCAAGACCCTCTACAACCGCAACCGGGTCGCCTGA